A region from the Candidatus Poribacteria bacterium genome encodes:
- the truD gene encoding tRNA pseudouridine(13) synthase TruD: MARDPDRVRVNVANPETFRRLSRAPYLTADIPGTGGVLKQRPEDFVVEEVPLYEPAGEGNHTYLTIEKHGLSTFEAIQRVAQALGISPSTVGYAGLKDTRAVTVQRISVEGVDRNDALELSIPRMRVLAADYHHNKLRIGHLAGNRFRVHIRRPEAGAHAHASATIERLSRLGVPNFFGMQRFSARRNAHVIGRAMLLHDWEGAARAYLGNPLPFEVDALREARQAFDEGDFNLARRLFPMPRFREERKVLGALVRGISWQAAFGEMHSRMRRLFTSAYQSALFNRVLARRMPDIGTMLDGDVAVKHQGGAAFIVESAAVEQPRADAFEVSPSGPLYGRSMLRAQGEPGEAEAAILREEGFDPNTMASVFRDLRGQRRHLRIPLAEPHLETLDNDDLLVSFRLPSGSYATVVLDEIMKNDPFGLLDGDGPDDDEND; this comes from the coding sequence ATCGCGCGCGATCCCGATCGAGTTCGAGTGAACGTGGCGAACCCAGAGACGTTCCGCAGGCTGTCGCGCGCGCCCTATCTGACGGCTGACATCCCGGGAACCGGGGGAGTCCTCAAGCAGAGACCCGAGGACTTCGTCGTCGAGGAAGTCCCTCTGTATGAGCCCGCTGGCGAAGGGAACCACACCTACCTGACCATCGAGAAGCATGGGCTGTCCACGTTCGAAGCCATTCAGCGCGTGGCTCAAGCCCTCGGTATCTCTCCCTCGACCGTTGGGTACGCCGGGCTCAAGGACACGCGCGCGGTGACGGTGCAGCGAATCTCCGTGGAGGGCGTCGACCGCAACGATGCCCTTGAGCTCTCGATCCCGCGCATGCGCGTACTGGCGGCAGACTACCACCACAACAAGCTTCGCATCGGACACCTCGCCGGGAACCGGTTCCGTGTTCACATCCGCAGACCCGAGGCAGGCGCGCACGCGCATGCCAGCGCGACGATCGAGCGGCTCTCGAGGCTGGGAGTACCGAACTTCTTCGGAATGCAGCGGTTCAGCGCGCGGCGGAACGCCCACGTCATCGGACGGGCGATGCTGTTGCACGACTGGGAAGGAGCCGCGCGGGCTTACCTCGGGAACCCGCTTCCGTTTGAAGTCGATGCGCTGCGAGAGGCGCGACAAGCCTTCGACGAAGGCGACTTCAACCTGGCTCGCCGCCTCTTTCCTATGCCCCGGTTCCGCGAAGAGCGGAAGGTCTTGGGCGCGCTCGTGAGAGGCATAAGCTGGCAAGCCGCGTTCGGCGAGATGCACAGTCGGATGCGCCGTCTTTTCACTTCGGCGTATCAATCAGCCCTGTTCAATCGCGTACTGGCGCGCCGGATGCCCGACATCGGCACGATGCTCGACGGCGACGTCGCCGTCAAGCATCAGGGCGGCGCGGCGTTCATCGTCGAGTCCGCCGCCGTGGAACAACCCAGAGCGGACGCCTTCGAAGTGAGCCCGTCGGGCCCACTCTACGGTAGGTCGATGCTCCGGGCCCAAGGTGAACCCGGCGAGGCGGAAGCCGCCATCCTGCGCGAGGAAGGCTTCGACCCGAACACGATGGCGTCCGTGTTCCGAGACCTGCGCGGACAGCGAAGGCATCTCCGAATCCCGCTGGCGGAACCGCATCTGGAGACGCTGGACAACGACGACCTGCTCGTGTCGTTCCGACTTCCCAGCGGCAGCTACGCGACCGTCGTCCTCGACGAAATCATGAAAAACGACCCGTTCGGTCTCCTCGACGGCGACGGGCCCGATGACGATGAGAACGACTAA